In Lineus longissimus chromosome 13, tnLinLong1.2, whole genome shotgun sequence, one genomic interval encodes:
- the LOC135498253 gene encoding uncharacterized protein LOC135498253, which translates to MIAKPVLLAVIAGCMQSSTAEWTSYGSDFEFECPSLHHLSRMDSQYNGRNDRKWEYECTEGFVGEDCKWSEELVEQDGSNIFYCGNDEDEDIETVMNPKVKPVITGLRSRYNSGKGRIWTYKCCKLNTKPATECRTERDINQWGETMVKDFQVDRAMYGLTSYIPEDKLEQGNRADRVWDINTCLYVGCQVRRLEVVNPIETVDEGKIVIGINSGQTCSSDTSTIKLSRTDSVTRTAAFTIANGRDFNWASSLHVSAEITAGFLGSGTTLSYGAETTRGGATTIERSETDETSTGSEDTTGYDLTYEGPGAAIIIGTTNRYRLNTNNIDVNVISTCGDGTDWRETRQMNVRGTTYGKAFYRTRRATFLPGRCGPESDNCIDSISGGNNADTIFRHFQNCIGDAGDVSLM; encoded by the exons ATGATAGCCAAACCAGTTCTCCTGGCGGTAATCGCCGGCTGCATGCAGAGCAGCACGGCCGAATGGACTTCCTACGGGAGTGATTTCGAATTCGAATGTCCAAGTCTCCATCACCTCAGCAGGATGGACAGCCAATACAATGGTAGAAACGACAGAAAATGGGAGTACGAATGTACGGAAGGATTCGTGGGAGAGGATTGTAAATGGAGCGAAGAACTGGTCGAACAAGATGGCAGCAATATCTTCTACTGCGGCAATGATGAGGATGAAGATATTGAGACAGTCATGAATCCAAAAGTCAAGCCAGTTATAACCGGTCTTAGGTCTCGTTACAACAGTGGTAAGGGAAGGATCTGGACTTACAAATGCTGTAAG CTTAATACGAAACCGGCGACTGAATGTAGAACCGAGCGTGACATCAACCAGTGGGGTGAAACCATGGTAAAAGACTTCCAAGTCGATCGAGCGATGTACGGACTCACCTCGTACATCCCAGAGGACAAATTGGAACAGGGCAACAGAGC CGACCGCGTATGGGACATCAATACCTGTTTGTACGTCGGTTGTCAGGTAAGGAGGCTCGAAGTAGTAAACCCCATTGAAACCGTCGATGAGGGAAAGATAGTAATAGGAATCAATTCTGGCCAGACCTGCAGTAGCGATACGTCAACGATCAAATTATCCAGAACCGACTCCGTAACCCGAACTGCGGCTTTTACCATAGCAAATGGTCGTGATTTCAACTGGGCTAGTTCGCTCCATGTCAGTGCCGAAATAACTGCTGGATTCCTTGGTTCTGGTACGACACTTAGCTATGGTGCGGAAACTACACGAGGCGGAGCCACAACCATCGAGAGGTCAGAAACGGATGAAACGAGTACAGGTTCCGAGGACACGACTGGTTACGATTTGACATACGAAGGTCCCGGTGCGGCTATTATAATCGGCACCACCAACAGATACAGGCTCAACACAAACAACATTGACGTCAACGTCATCTCTACCTGCGGCGACGGTACCGATTGGCGAGAGACGAGGCAGATGAACGTGCGTGGTACGACCTATGGGAAGGCATTCTACCGCACGCGACGGGCAACATTCCTGCCCGGACGATGTGGCCCAGAGTCAGACAACTGCATCGACAGTATAAGCGGAGGGAATAACGCTGATACAATCTTTCGACACTTTCAAAACTGCATCGGCGATGCGGGTGATGTTAGCCTCATGTAA